The Wansuia hejianensis genomic interval GTTCCATTGTGCCCTTATAATCAACACCGTAATTTTCTAAAATTTTCTGAAATCCCCACATAGCTTCATTCCTCCTTTCCAAAAATAAAGTGATGAAGCGTCTGGTACAGCCGTTCTGAATCAATGGGCTTTGCCAGATGCGCATCCATCCCGGCCGCCTTGCTCTTCTCAATGTCATCATCAAATGCATTGGCAGTCATTGCAATAATCGGAATTGTCTGTGCGTCCTCGTTACTGAGATGACGGATACTGTTGGCCGCGGTCAGTCCATCCATCAGCGGCATACGGATATCCATCAGAATCGCATTATAATATCCCTTTTCCGTCTTACTGAACAGCTCCATCGCCTTCAGGCCGTTTTCTACCGTATCCACCTGAAACCCTCTGCTTTCCAGAAGCATCACCGCTACCTCTGTATTAATCGCATTGTCTTCAGCAAGCAGTATTCTTTTTCCGGTAAAATCATAAGCCTCTGGCTCTGACTGCTGCTCCTTCTCTTCCTTTTCTCCCAGAGCTCTTGAAAATGCGGAAACCAGCGCAGATTTAAACATTGGCTTGCTCATCAGCAGGTTAACCCCCGCAAGCTTGGCTTCGTGTTCAATGGAAACCCAGTCATAAGCCGTCATGATGATTATTGTAACTTCCGGCCCCACTATTGCGCGTATGCGCCTGGCCGTCTCTATACCATCCATGCCCGGCATTTTCCAGTCAATCAGAATCATATCAAAATATCGTTCTGTATCCCATAGCTCCCGCACCCGTTCGACCGCTTTATGGCCGCTGTCCACCCACTCGGCGGTAACGCCCATCTCACGCAGTGTGACGACGGCGCTTTCACAGACTACCACATCATCATCCACGACCAGCGTTTTCAGATGCGAAAAGTTATAGTCGTGTTTTTTCTGGTGCCTGTGCAGTTTCTCCTCTTCTGTAATATCCAGCTTCACATCTATCGTAAATTCCGTCCCAATATCCTTGATCGAACGCACGGTAATCCTTCCGTCCATCAGATCCACTATATTCTTAGAAATCGCCAGGCCCAGTCCGGTGCCGCCGTACAGAGCCGTAGTTCCCGTGGATTCCTGAGAAAAGGGTTCAAAGATGCGGGGAAGAAACTCTTCACTCATGCCGACCCCCGTATCATTTACCACAAACCGAAGGACCGCATCATTCTTCGTCCGGTGGCGCTGAGCTGCAGAAAAGGTGACCTTTCCGCCCTCTCCCGTAAATTTTATCGCATTGCTTAAAACATTCAGGAGCACCTGCTGGAGCTTCATGGCATCTCCCATATAGTAATCATCCAGCACAGGGTCCACAATACACTCATATTCCACTCCTTTGGCCGCCGCCTGGCTGTAACAGATGGAATTGACTCCTACCAGGAATTCTTCTGTGGGAATCCTCTCATTCTTCAACAGCATCTTCCCGCTTTCAATCCGGCTCATGTCCAGAATATCATTGATGAGCGATAAAAGGAACCGAGAAGAAATCCCAATTTTGGAAATGCAGTCTGACACCAGTTCGTCATCTCCGACCGACTGGGCGGCGATGGTGCTCATACCGATAATCGCATTCATTGGCGTCCTGATTTCATGGCTCATGCGGGAAAGGAAATCGGATTTTGCAGCATTCGCCTGTTCGGCCGCAACCAGAGCCGCCGCCAGCTCATCCTTCTGCCTCTGCTCCTTCTGGACAATGTCTGTCACATCGCTGCGCGCCACGCAGACTTTGCCCAGCTCCTTATCTATGTAGAACACCTGGAACCTTTTTACCCTCTGATTGCCCTGTTCATCTTTCATCTCCAAAACAAATGTATATACCGGCGTCTGCTCCAGCTTCTGTTCCATATACTCAAAATCCAGCTTCTGCAGACATTCCTGTCTGGCCTCTTCATCCATGTACTGAAGGGCCATCCTCCTCAATTCTGCCTGGAAATCCCCCGGAGAGGAAGATATCGGCCGCTGACGGTTCCTCCGGATATCCACTTGCGTGAGCAGATCAAAATCCAGTTCCGCAATCTTCTTAAGCAGCTTTTCCTGCAGCTTAAAGGCTGTGTTATCCGTGGTATAAAAAAACGCGATGATATCGTCTGTCCCAGGCTTTCTGTATAGCTGGAAACTTGTGCTGCTCCAGAATGCCCCCTCATCTTCACGTTTCCTCAGGAACTCAAAATGGTAATCTGTCTTTCCGGAAGCATATCCGGTCAGGACCTTATCTCTGGCCAGCGAATTGTAGATTCTCTCCCCATACGCCGGATCAACCGCAGAAGCGGCCAGGTGCTCTACCAGTTCATCATAAGTGGTTCCCACACCGGCAATCGCCATCTGGGGGGTAGCGATATAATTCTCCGTCCGGTTCTGGGTTATATTAATTCTTCCCTGACTGCTCCCTTCTTCTGAGGACAGCTCCACAAAATACGCCAGTTCCTGCTCATACAGCTCATTATTGCGTTTCTGAAGGCGCTTCTCATCTGTTATATCAATAAATACGCAGAAAAACTGCGCGCCATCCTTTTCCTGGAACATCTGGCCTTTGACAGAAACCC includes:
- a CDS encoding response regulator produces the protein MTARDAALAFCRYWFEQRDEISATEMLDEDVDFVGTGEHEAAHGKEEMSEYVRQDISEITEPFVCSLEVICEQIICEDACNLSTKMTLKNGQYIWHLRSFFTMVKEDGGAWKVKSFHVSEPGGSQRGEEHYPKTLVMEQIARQRQELLSDSVAGGMMGGYIEEQFPFYFINRQMLDYLGYGSEEEFVRDIDGKITNCMHPDDRTMVDRTVDGQLEKGDEYVVEYRMRKKDGSYIWVHDLGRRIIAENGRPAIVSVCIDITGQKKMQDELLHLYNNIPGAVFRCRYDEDLSVIDANDGLFEFLGYSREEFSAMGSRMSAVIHPEDMPDVTERISEQLRHGSTVHSENRLVCKDGSIKWVSVKGQMFQEKDGAQFFCVFIDITDEKRLQKRNNELYEQELAYFVELSSEEGSSQGRINITQNRTENYIATPQMAIAGVGTTYDELVEHLAASAVDPAYGERIYNSLARDKVLTGYASGKTDYHFEFLRKREDEGAFWSSTSFQLYRKPGTDDIIAFFYTTDNTAFKLQEKLLKKIAELDFDLLTQVDIRRNRQRPISSSPGDFQAELRRMALQYMDEEARQECLQKLDFEYMEQKLEQTPVYTFVLEMKDEQGNQRVKRFQVFYIDKELGKVCVARSDVTDIVQKEQRQKDELAAALVAAEQANAAKSDFLSRMSHEIRTPMNAIIGMSTIAAQSVGDDELVSDCISKIGISSRFLLSLINDILDMSRIESGKMLLKNERIPTEEFLVGVNSICYSQAAAKGVEYECIVDPVLDDYYMGDAMKLQQVLLNVLSNAIKFTGEGGKVTFSAAQRHRTKNDAVLRFVVNDTGVGMSEEFLPRIFEPFSQESTGTTALYGGTGLGLAISKNIVDLMDGRITVRSIKDIGTEFTIDVKLDITEEEKLHRHQKKHDYNFSHLKTLVVDDDVVVCESAVVTLREMGVTAEWVDSGHKAVERVRELWDTERYFDMILIDWKMPGMDGIETARRIRAIVGPEVTIIIMTAYDWVSIEHEAKLAGVNLLMSKPMFKSALVSAFSRALGEKEEKEQQSEPEAYDFTGKRILLAEDNAINTEVAVMLLESRGFQVDTVENGLKAMELFSKTEKGYYNAILMDIRMPLMDGLTAANSIRHLSNEDAQTIPIIAMTANAFDDDIEKSKAAGMDAHLAKPIDSERLYQTLHHFIFGKEE